The Roseovarius indicus genome has a segment encoding these proteins:
- a CDS encoding phosphatase domain-containing putative toxin gives MKLIKRISDWERGLRAYYNTDLSTPENRRRAHIYNLWFDHAVLRKVWTNFFPVAPGVYRSNQPTHERFVKLKAMGIKSILNLRGAGGAAHYLVEEESCRELGLKLVNVTFHARHAAPREDILKVIDAFRTIEKPFVMHCKSGADRAGFASAIYLIVIEGRPISEARKMLTAKYIHFRWTKTGVLDYILDLYEARQAETGISFEEWVRTEYEFKDVQKTFNETKRTFF, from the coding sequence ATGAAGCTGATCAAACGGATTTCCGACTGGGAACGGGGTCTGCGCGCCTATTACAACACCGACCTGTCGACGCCGGAAAACCGCCGCCGCGCGCATATCTACAACCTTTGGTTCGATCATGCTGTCCTGCGCAAGGTGTGGACGAACTTCTTCCCCGTGGCACCAGGCGTCTACCGCTCGAACCAGCCGACGCATGAGCGCTTCGTCAAGCTCAAGGCGATGGGGATCAAGTCGATCCTGAACCTGCGCGGCGCGGGCGGCGCGGCGCATTACCTCGTGGAAGAGGAAAGCTGTCGCGAACTGGGGTTGAAGCTGGTGAACGTGACCTTCCACGCCCGCCACGCGGCCCCGCGAGAGGATATCCTGAAGGTGATCGACGCCTTCCGAACGATCGAGAAACCCTTCGTCATGCATTGCAAGTCGGGGGCCGACCGGGCCGGGTTCGCCTCGGCGATCTACCTGATCGTGATCGAGGGACGGCCGATATCGGAAGCGCGCAAGATGCTGACGGCGAAGTACATCCACTTCCGCTGGACCAAGACGGGCGTGCTCGATTACATCCTCGACCTTTACGAGGCGCGACAGGCCGAAACGGGTATCTCGTTCGAGGAGTGGGTGCGCACCGAGTACGAGTTCAAGGACGTGCAGAAGACCTTCAACGAGACGAAGCGGACGTTCTTCTGA